A window of Vulgatibacter sp. genomic DNA:
CTGCCCGCCGAGCTCGCGGAGCCCGTGCAGGCCGAGGCGCGCTTCGCGCCGGCGAAGAAGGCGAAGCTGCTCCCGGCGCTGCCCCTGGGCGGCGACGGCCAGCCCCTCACCGACGAGGCGGTCTACCAGCCCTACACCCGCTACGACGCCGAGGGGGAGTTCCTCCGCGAGGAGCGCGAGGCGTGGCTGTGGTCCTGGTTCACCACCGGCGGCCAGTTCGAGCAGGACCGCACCCGCGCCCTCGACGAGGCGCAGGAGTGGACCGCCCCCGGCGACGACGCCGACTACCCCGTCCCCGCCCACCGCCGCGTCTTTCTCTACAGCGTCGTCCGCGACGCCCGCGGCGGCATCGCCTGGGCGAAGCGCGAGGTGCGGATCGACTGACAGGACTTCGCCGTGGCGACGTGAACCGCGCGTTTGCGCGATCGCTGTGCGAGACACGTGTTCTCGAGGTGATCGACGCAGCCTGTCGCTGACACAAGGGTGGCCATGACAGCAATCCTTCGGCTCGGTCTGATCGCCTGCCTGGCGGCGTGTAGCGGCGCGGATCGTCCGGCACCCTTCGACAGTCCCGGCTCCGGTGGAGGTTCTGCCGGAGCTGGGGGAGCCGGCGGTTCGGGCGGGCGCGTTCCACTACCTGCGGGAGGCAGCGGTGGCGGCGGAGATGGCGGCGCCGGAGGCAACGCAGGGACCGACGCATGCGGGAAGCTGGCGATCGACCTTGCTTCGCCGAGCGGCGCGGTACCAACCGACCTTGCTGGAACGCTGCGCTTCCAGGATGGCGCACTGGACATCCTCTGCCTCGCAGGACCGGACGTCGCTCCGGATTCCCCCGGGACCTACCGCTGCGAAGAGGGCCGGATCGTCGTCGCGCCCCGCGGCGACCTCTCGCCACCGGCGCATCTGGATCTCGCCTCGCGGGACGGCCGGTTCGTTGCGACCGGTGCGCTCGATGTCGAGCAAGCGGAGCTCCACCCCGGCTGCCCCACGTACCGGGCGTCGGTCGTGATGGAAGAACGTCCGGCGCCCACGGCGCACGTCGTCTTCAAGCTGCGCCTCGCCTCGAGCGCAGGGACTCCCGTCTTCATCTACGAGGCAAACGACCGCTTCACCGGCTGGGTACGTGTAGCGGGCGAGGGTGGAGAGCCCGTGGCTGCCTTCGACGACGCCTACCTCGACCAATGCACCGCGTGCGGCAGCGGCATGAGCCAGGGCCAGGTCGTCCCCGATACCTACGAGCTCCAGCCGGGTGAGGAGCGCCAGGCCACGTGGCGCCACCGTTGGGAGGAGCTCGGCTGCTGGTACGGCCCCTACTGCGACGTGCAGCGCTGGATCGAGCCCGGGCCCTACAGCGCGACCTTCTGCTGGGGAGCGACGCGCTCGACCGAATGGCCGCATATCCCCCAGGAGACGACCTGCCACACCGTGCCCTTCGTCGTCCCGGACCAGGGCTCCGTCGTGGTCGAGCACACGATCGGCGGCTGACCGGCGGCCCCTGCATGTCGCGGACGCGCCTGCCATCCGCGCGGACCTTCGCAGTGCCAGGCTGCGCTCAGGGAGAGGGATGCCAGTTCGCCTTCTTCGCGCGGCGCAGCAGGTATTGGCGGAACTTCGGTGCCGTATAGTCGTATTGCCCCTTCCGAACCCGGTAGATGACGCCAGACTCGACCATCCGCCCCAGGAGGACGTTGATGTTGCCGGCGCTCTTGTCGCTGACCTCGTTGATCTCCGAGACGAGGAGCGGCGGGTAGGTGGGCGCTGCAGCTGTTGCCAGCAGAAGATCCTGCTCGGCTGGGGTCAGCGTCGAGATTCTGGGCTCGTAGAACTCGAGGTCGAGCCTTCGGTAGACCTCATCGGTCGTGGCATCGAACGTCACCGAGTTGATCTGGGAGGTCGATGCGTGGTGGGCCGCGTCCCACAGCTCAGCTCCCCAAAGCTGCACGAAGTAGGGGTAGCCCTCGACCTCGTCGACGACGCGGTCAACCACCTCCTGGGTGATGTCGACCGCTCCGTCCTTCAAAGGCTCGGTGAGTGCGCGGCACGCCTCGATCCGCTCGAGCGAGCCGATCTCTTCCGCTCGAAACATCCGCTCGGTGTAGGACCGCGCTTTGAGCAGGTTGCCGGTGAGAGTCGGCAGACCGCAGAGAACGAGCCCAATTGGCAGCAGTTGCCGCTGCAACGCCACGACCGATGCGATGAGAATCGACAGCGGATGATCGCCATGTCGATCCCGGTCGTCCCGGATGACCTGCGCCTCGTCGAGCAGGAGGACGATTCCGCTCATCCCCTTGCCGAGCGCGAGCTCGCACAGTTCGAGCAGGATCTTCGCGATGGACTCGCTCCCCGCTCCACGGGAGGCGGGATCGATGGCGAGCGTCACGTCGCTGAGCGTCACGGAAAACGTCCCCGCCGCTCGGACCGCGTCGCCGACCACGGCGCGAAGCCGGGCCATCTTCGAGATGCGGTGGCGTGCTTGCTCGGCGACCTGGGTGACCGCGCGCGTGATCCCGTCATCGGTATTGTGGCCAGGCCCCAATTCCAGCGATCCGGTGGCCCAACCTGCGCGCGTCGCCCGGTCTGCGAACTCCTGGAGAAGGACGGTCTTGCCGACTCCGCGCAGGCCGGTGAGACGCATGTTGGCCGGCTGCTCCGGTGCTGCACGCAGCATGGAGTCGAAGCGGCGCAGCGGCAGGTCCCTGCCGGCGAGGTAGGGAGGCCGCGTCCCGACGCCTGGGCGGAACGGGTTCTTCCCCGGCAACTGGTTCATTACAGCACCCCTGTAAGGTTCGCAGGAACATTACAGGAATATTGTAAGTAGTCAAAGGCCGGGGCGGTGCTGTCGGTTCGGCCTTCAGACCCTTTTCAGCTCGCGACGAGCAGCCCCAGCAGCCCCGCGCCGATCACGCCGGCGTCGTCGCCCAGCGCGGCGTCGAGGATGGTCGCCTGCGCCATGTGGGCAGGCTGGGCGCTGCGGCGGATCCACTCGATCGCCTCGCTCTTCATGCCGGGCATGCCGGTGAGCACGCCGCCGCCGAGGATCAGCCTCGAGGGGTTGAGCACGGTGACGAGGTTGCCCACCTGGACGCCGAGCATCTGGGCGATCTCGGAGCGGAGCTGCTGCGCCTCCGTGTCGCCCTCCTCCGCCGCCAGCTCCAGCGCCGAGCCGCCGATGCGGGTGGCATCGCCGCCCGCTGCCTTGAGGATCGCCTGCGCCTTGCCGCCGGCCTCGAGCTCCTTGATCCGCCGGGTGATGTTGTGGCCGCCGACGTAGGCCTCGAGGCAGCCGAGTTCGCCGCAGCCGCAGGGCCTGCCGCCGGCCACCACCTTCACGTGGCCGAACTCGCCGGCGATGCCGCCGGCGCCCTCGTAGAGCGCGCCGTTCAGGATGAGCCCCGAGCCCACGCCGCTGCCGACGAAGACGAGGATCACGTCGCGGGCGCCCCGCGCCCCGCCGACCGCCGCCTCGCCCCACGCCGCGGCGGAGAGGTCGTTGACGATCCGCGCCCGCCGCCCCAGCTCGCGCTCCACCAGCGCGCCGAAGGGGACGTTGCGCCAGCCGAGGTTGGGGCCGACCAGGACCATGCCGGTGGAGCCGAGGCATTGCCCCGCCACGCCGACGCCGATGCCGCCCACCTGCTCGAGCGACGCGCCCACGTTGGCGAGCACGTCGCGCGCCCCCTCGGCCAGCTCCTTCGCCACCGCCTCCGGCGAACGATCGGTGAGCTTGCGCTTCACCGAGGAGCGCACGTGTCCGTCCGCCTCGACCACGGCGACGCGGACGTTGGTGCCTCCCAGGTCGCAACCCAGGGCGATGGCGGCAGCGCTCATCTTCAGCCCACCCTCTTCTCGAGCTCGGTCAGCGTTCCTTCGATGAGCTGGCGGATCTCCTCGAGCCTTTCGGGCGTCTGCGCCTCGTAGCGGAGCACGAGGATCGGCTGCGTGTTGGACGCACGCACCAGGCCCCAGCCGTCGGGGAAGACGACGCGCACGCCGTCCACGTCGATCACCTCGTGGCCCTTCGACCGGAAGTGCTCGGTGGCCATCTTCACCAGCGCGAACTTCCGCTCCTCGGTCTCCGCGTCCCGGCGGATCTCGGGCGAGGCCCAGGTCTTCGGCACATCGGCGAGCATCTCGGAGAGGGGCCGCTTCTCGTGGGAGAGGATCTCGAGGAGGCGCGCGCCGGCGTAGATGCCGTCGTCGAAGCCGAACCAGCGGTTCTGGAAGAAGATGTGGCCGCTCATCTCGCCGGCGAGGGAGGCCTTCGTCTCCTTCATCTTCGCCTTGATCAGCGAGTGGCCCGCCTTCCACATCACGGGCTTGCCGCCGTGCTTCTCGATGTCGTCGTACATCGTCTGCGAGCACTTCACCTCGCCGACGATGGCCGTGCCCGGCTCCTCCTTCAGCACCGCGCGGCTGTAGAGGATCATCAGCTGATCGCCCCAGAGGATGCTCCCCTGGTCGTCGACCACGCCGATGCGATCCGCGTCGCCGTCGAAGGCGATGCCGAGGTCCGCCCGCTCGGCGGTGGTCTTGGCCTTCAGCTCGGCGACGTTCTCCTCCACCGTCGGATCCGGGTGGTGGTTGGGGAAGGTGCCGTCCGGCTCGAGGTACATGCCGGTGAAGTCGACGCCGAGCGCGGTGTAGAGCCGCTGCGCCACGTCGCCGCCCACGCCGTTGCCGGCGTCGACGATCGCCCGGAGCTTGCGCGGCCCCATCTTCAGGGTGCTCGTGACGTGCTCGATGTAGCGGGGGACGACGTCGAGCTCCTCGGTGATGCCGTGGCCCGAGGGGAAGTCGCCCTGCTCCACGATCCGCCGCAGCGCCTGGATCTCGCTGCCGTGGAGCGTGGTCTTGCCCACGCCGATCTTGAAGCCGTTGTACTCGGGCGGGTTGTGGGAGCCGGTGATCATCACCAGCCCGTCGATCCCCTCGAGGACGTGGGCGGCGAAATAGGTGAGCGGCGTGGGGACGACGCCGATGTCGACCACGTCGATGCCGGAATCGTTCAGGGCCCGCGAGAAGATGCCCCGGAAGACCGTGGAGGAGGTCCGGCAATCCCGGCCCAGGACCACGCGCTTGCCGCCGCGGTCCTTGATCATCCGGGCGAAGCCCCTGGCAATGAGGGAGACGCTGTCCGGGTGGAGGTCTTTGTCGACGAGACCCCGGATGTCGTATTCGCGGAAGATGTGCGGGTTGATCTGCGCCATGGGTGGCCTTCGGTCCTCGGGTTGGAAAAGCGCGGGGATCTATAGATCCCCGCGCCCACCCCGGCAACGGCCACCTGCCCGGGAGATCAGGGGAAGCGTTCCACTCCGAACGTGCCCATCGACCGGGAGAGCCGCAGGGCGGCGACGGCGGCGTTGAGCTGCTCGGTGACCACGCTCACGTCCGCTGCGAATTCCGTGGCGTTGGCGTCGATGACGTCGAGGTAGGTGGCGGCGCCCGCCTCGTATTGTGCACGAACGAGCGTTGCGCTCTCCTTGGCGAGGCGCGAGGCCTCCTCGGCGGAGATGAGGTTGGCGCGGGCGCTCTCGAGCTCCAGCAGCGCCGTCTTCACCTCCCGGCTCACGGTGCGCGAGAGGTTCTCGCGCTCGGCCCGGGACTGCGCGAGCTGGCTCTTCGCCTCGTCGACGTCCGCGTAGCGGTTCCAGTCGAAGATGGTGAAGATGGCGCTCACCGTCACCGCCCAGGTCTCGGTCTCGCCGGTGAAGCCGCCGACGTTGGCCCAGCGGTAGGCGCCGTTGGCGGCGATCACCGGGGCGAACTGCCAGTAGGCGGCCTTCACCGCCCGCTCGGCGATCTCCACCGCATCCCGCTGCGCGGCGAGGTCCCTGCGGCGCTGCAGGCCGGCGCGCACGTACTCGTCGATGGAGCCCGCGGCGGGCACCTCGACCTCCGGCGGCGCCACCACGGTGAAGGGCTCCTCCACGCCGATGAGCGCGGCGATGGCGAGCTTCGCGGAGACGTACGCGTTCTGTGCCCGGACCAGGTCCTGCTCGAAGCGCGAGCGCTGCACCGCTGCGCGGAGGTAGCCGACCTTGGGGATCTCGCCGACGTCGAAGCGCGCCTGCGCCACGCGCTCCTGCTCCCTGGCGGAGGCGAGCTGCGCGGCGGAGACCTCGATGATCCGCTTCGCCGCCACCGCGCCGTAGTAGGCCTGGGTGAGCCCGAAGATGAGCTCGTTGCGCGCGAAGGTGATCTGGTTCTCCACCAGCTCGGTGGCCTGCCGGGCGTTGGCGATGCCGTAGTAGGCGGGCATCACCAGCAGCGGCATCGTCGCCTCGAGCTGCGCGCCCCACTGGTTCTCCGGCTGGATGTCGACCGGCACGAACTCGTTGGGGACGAAGACCCCGCTGCCCGCCGGCTGCTCGGAGAGGCCCGCGGCGAAGTTGGGGAAGGCGATCTCCGCCGCCACCGAGTTGCGGGTGTAGCTGCCCACCAGGTTCACCACCGGCAGGAGCGAGGCCCAGGCCCGCTGCACGTTGATGTTCGCCCGCTCGAGGTTCTCGCGGAGCACCGTGAGGTCGAGGGCGCCCTCCGGCAGGTCGGCGCGGCGCACCGCCTCCTCGAGGGTGAGCACCGGCGCGTCGGCCTGTGGCACCACCTCGTCGGGATCGATGATGAGCTCGGGCGCCTCTGCAGGCGCCTGCACGTTGGAGCCCGGCTGCACCGGCCGCGTCTCGGGCTGCTGCTGTGCGGGCTGCTGCTCCTCCTGCGCCACGGCGAAGCCAGGCGCGAGCAGAGCGAGAGCGGTAGCGAGGGCAAGGGGCCGACGCAGGGAGTGGTTCTTGGACCGATCGGGAATCATCTCAGGGCTCTTTCGTGGAAACCTTGCGCGGCCCCCCGGGGACTGCGCTCCACCGCATCGGGGGCGCAGCCTACCGCATGGATGCAGGCTGGATGAGATGCGAGTGGCAGCACCCGGCCCCCCGGCCCGGGTGCTGCCCGTTGGCCTTCAGGCGGCCAGGTCCTCGTGGGCCTCGACGGGCCGGGGCTTGCGCTTGAGCACGCGGTCGACCCGGGCCTTCGCCCCTTCGAAGAGCGAGTAGACCACCGGCACGATGCCGAGGGTGAGCACCGTCGAGGTTACGAGGCCGCCGATGATCGCGATCGCCATCGGCACGCGGGTCTCGGCGCCGTCGCCCCGGGCCATGGCCACGGGGACCATGCCGCCGATCATCGCGATGGTGGTCATCAGGATCGGGCGGAGCCGCAAAGGCCCTGCCTCCATCAGCGCGTCGAAGACCGACTTGCCCTCGCGGCGGAGCTGGTTGGTGAAGTCCACGAGCAGAATGCCGTTCTTCGCCACCAGGCCCATCAGCATGATGATGCCGATCATGGCGAACATCGACATCTCCTGCCCGGCGATGAGCAGGCCGCCGATGGCGCCGATCACCGCGAAGGGGAGCGACATCATGATGGTGAGGGGGTCGATGAAGCTCTCGAACTGCGCCGCGAGGATCATGTAGAGCAGCACGATGGCCAGGAGGAGCGCGAGGCCGAAGGCCTTGCCCGCGTCGGCGAGCTGCTTGGCGTTGCCCTCGAAGTCGGCGACCACGCCCTGGGGAAGCTCCGTGGCCGCGTAGTGCTGCAGGAAGGTCATCGCCTCGCTGAGGCTCATGCCGTCGAGGTTGGCGAGCATGGTGACCTGGCGCATGCGGGCCTGGCGATCGATCTGCGAGGGGCCGGCGCTCTCCTCGAGGTCGGCGATGCTGCGCAGCTCCACCAGCTGGCCGGTGGCCGAGCGCATGGTGAGGCTGCCGAGGCTGCCGGCGTCGGCGCGCACCGCCTCGGGGAGCTTGAGCACCACGTCGTAGGTCTCGTTGCCCATCCGGATGTCGCCGACCTTGTCGCCGCCGAGGAGGGCGCGCAGGGTCTGGCCCACGCTCGCCGCGGGGATGCCCACCGCTGCGGCGCGCTCGCGGTCGA
This region includes:
- a CDS encoding ATP-binding protein codes for the protein MNQLPGKNPFRPGVGTRPPYLAGRDLPLRRFDSMLRAAPEQPANMRLTGLRGVGKTVLLQEFADRATRAGWATGSLELGPGHNTDDGITRAVTQVAEQARHRISKMARLRAVVGDAVRAAGTFSVTLSDVTLAIDPASRGAGSESIAKILLELCELALGKGMSGIVLLLDEAQVIRDDRDRHGDHPLSILIASVVALQRQLLPIGLVLCGLPTLTGNLLKARSYTERMFRAEEIGSLERIEACRALTEPLKDGAVDITQEVVDRVVDEVEGYPYFVQLWGAELWDAAHHASTSQINSVTFDATTDEVYRRLDLEFYEPRISTLTPAEQDLLLATAAAPTYPPLLVSEINEVSDKSAGNINVLLGRMVESGVIYRVRKGQYDYTAPKFRQYLLRRAKKANWHPSP
- a CDS encoding ROK family protein; the encoded protein is MSAAAIALGCDLGGTNVRVAVVEADGHVRSSVKRKLTDRSPEAVAKELAEGARDVLANVGASLEQVGGIGVGVAGQCLGSTGMVLVGPNLGWRNVPFGALVERELGRRARIVNDLSAAAWGEAAVGGARGARDVILVFVGSGVGSGLILNGALYEGAGGIAGEFGHVKVVAGGRPCGCGELGCLEAYVGGHNITRRIKELEAGGKAQAILKAAGGDATRIGGSALELAAEEGDTEAQQLRSEIAQMLGVQVGNLVTVLNPSRLILGGGVLTGMPGMKSEAIEWIRRSAQPAHMAQATILDAALGDDAGVIGAGLLGLLVAS
- a CDS encoding phosphomannomutase/phosphoglucomutase, which encodes MNPHIFREYDIRGLVDKDLHPDSVSLIARGFARMIKDRGGKRVVLGRDCRTSSTVFRGIFSRALNDSGIDVVDIGVVPTPLTYFAAHVLEGIDGLVMITGSHNPPEYNGFKIGVGKTTLHGSEIQALRRIVEQGDFPSGHGITEELDVVPRYIEHVTSTLKMGPRKLRAIVDAGNGVGGDVAQRLYTALGVDFTGMYLEPDGTFPNHHPDPTVEENVAELKAKTTAERADLGIAFDGDADRIGVVDDQGSILWGDQLMILYSRAVLKEEPGTAIVGEVKCSQTMYDDIEKHGGKPVMWKAGHSLIKAKMKETKASLAGEMSGHIFFQNRWFGFDDGIYAGARLLEILSHEKRPLSEMLADVPKTWASPEIRRDAETEERKFALVKMATEHFRSKGHEVIDVDGVRVVFPDGWGLVRASNTQPILVLRYEAQTPERLEEIRQLIEGTLTELEKRVG
- a CDS encoding TolC family protein, whose protein sequence is MIPDRSKNHSLRRPLALATALALLAPGFAVAQEEQQPAQQQPETRPVQPGSNVQAPAEAPELIIDPDEVVPQADAPVLTLEEAVRRADLPEGALDLTVLRENLERANINVQRAWASLLPVVNLVGSYTRNSVAAEIAFPNFAAGLSEQPAGSGVFVPNEFVPVDIQPENQWGAQLEATMPLLVMPAYYGIANARQATELVENQITFARNELIFGLTQAYYGAVAAKRIIEVSAAQLASAREQERVAQARFDVGEIPKVGYLRAAVQRSRFEQDLVRAQNAYVSAKLAIAALIGVEEPFTVVAPPEVEVPAAGSIDEYVRAGLQRRRDLAAQRDAVEIAERAVKAAYWQFAPVIAANGAYRWANVGGFTGETETWAVTVSAIFTIFDWNRYADVDEAKSQLAQSRAERENLSRTVSREVKTALLELESARANLISAEEASRLAKESATLVRAQYEAGAATYLDVIDANATEFAADVSVVTEQLNAAVAALRLSRSMGTFGVERFP